The Plasmodium knowlesi strain H genome assembly, chromosome: 12 sequence ACTTTCCCGACCTCTGATCTTTTATACACTGAATATCTCTTACCTTTCCTGCAActtctgaaaaaaattcatatatgTCCCTTTCATCTGCCTTTAGGTCTAAGTTCAGTACCAGTACTGTTAAGTCGTCCCTCTTTGCTTCCTCCTGTTCTTTCTGTagtcttttctcttctcttcttttttctcttctaaTTCTTGCTTCTTCTATTTCCTTTCTCagtctttctctttctcgtTCTCTCTCCCGTTCGCGCTCCTTCCACATTCGTTCCCGCGCGCGCTCCCTCTCCCTATCGCGCTCCCTCTCCCTATCGCGCTCTCTCTCTCTATCTCGATGTCTTTCCCTTCTCTCTAATTCGTACCTCTCtcgtttcctccttttcgcGCTCCTCGACCTCCGGTCACTCTCAACCGCATCACTCGAATCCGACTCGCTTATGCTAGGACTggcttttctcctttttcgttTCGACCTATGGTCCTCTTCCCCACTAGAGGAGCTTTCACTGGACGAGGCATCTCGTTCCGCTCTTTTTCTCTCACTTTCTTTGTCGTTcctgttttttctcttctttttttttgcgtccTCACCTCCGGAACGGTCCCCATCGGATTTGTCATCACCGTCATCAGTGTCGCCACCATCGTTAGCGCCATCCTCCACCTCATCATTGCTGTCATTTCCATATgaacctttccttttacTACGAGAAGCGCGTTCACTACCGGGGCTCCCCCTTCTGtgcctcctccttttcttttctcggTTTTTCCGATTTTCGCTAGTTTCGCTGTTCccgtcttcctcctcgtccGACTTTACCACTCCTCCTGCACTTCCTccacctcttcctcttcttcctctttcgcCACCATCGGAATCCGTGGACAAATTAGACTCCTCCTCGGACTCTGATTTCGCCCTTCTTTTGCGTCCCCTGTTTTCACTTCGCTTCACAgcatttttcactttgccCTTCGGCTTCCTCCTGTCGCCATCACTTGCACTCTCACCCTCATCGTTGCTGTCTGTACCATCACTCTTGCCTTCGCCATTCGTCTCCTCTCCCTCAGTTTCTGCTTCGTTCTCTGAGTCACTTTGCCTATCACCCCTTCTTTTCTGGTCCTTTTTCGCGTgaccttttctccttctttctctctccacgccattcttttttttaattctctccttttcttccaacTCATCCTCCTCACCACTTTCGCCAGACTTAGACTGCGACACTTCCCTGCGCGACTTGACCATCCTATCCCTACCTTTAtatctcttccttctttctttctgcTCACTACTCGACTCATCAGATGaatatgttttccttttttccacacTGTTATCACTCCCTCCGTCTCTTACTctgtcttttttctttctatccTTACGATTGTCATGCTCTCTTTCCCTCAAGCCAGTCCTTTTCGCCTTACCCTTGTTGCGCCTGTCATCACTGCCATCTTCACTTGTAGCATGGCTCCGATCTGTCATGTCTTCACCACTACTTCCACTATTGCCCTCACTTATCTTTTCTCTAGATTTATGTTTACCACCCCGCTCttcacttttccttcctcttccgcTCCTCTTTCCCCCATTTAACTCTTtatggaattttttcttcaaagcCAATTCGTCATTTCCCGTGCTGTGTTGGTCATTATTTTCGTCCTCTTCATTTCCATCACCACtggcatatttttccttttgatcCTTCCTCACCATTTCGTTGTCACTGCATTTGTCCGACTTTCCATTAgctcttcttttatttaattcttttttttttctgctcttATTTTGTACAActccattttcctcctcagagttcttacttttattttccaggAGCTTCTCTACCTCATCAAAGTAGGAGttatcttccatttttctcacATGCCCTTGAGGTTACCACggatccatatatatatatatatatatgaccTTGGCCGTGGGGTAAAATTGTgtttctcctcttccttttaaaaaaaattacgaagcTCAATAACAAGACGACACCTTTCGTTAcgcttttttatattatgtCGTTTTCTACCTTGAGCAAGGctgattccttttttttcccctctagTGGTTATGAACAACGTAAAAGAAAGTAGAGTTTCCTCCCGCCTCCTTAATCGGAATATCAGTTCCTCTCCCAATATGGGCAGGAGACGGGGGAAAGAACTTCATTCGTCACGACTTCCCACCTACGTAATTATCCATGTAGGAAGTGGTACAATGTTGAAGGTGTTGCTATGTTAtgcctacttttttttttttttttttttttttttttactttctaaGTTTTAACTGTACGAAGATGAGCATacctatgtacatatatacgtacatatttGTTTGCCCCCTGCGCGCGCGTGTGGCTTGTATGCTCGCTCGCCCTTGCGCTGCTTTCCTTCGCGTGGTCGCTGAGGATTTCTCGGCTCCCGGAGGTACTTTTCCGATGCTATACGCTGAAATGGCGTTTTCTTCCACGTATGTTGAGGTTAAAGCGTCagattttttcccctttctttacttctttttttttttttttttttttttgaatagtATAATACTCCCAATGTcggtaaaagaagaaaaaaaatttctatggctgatttatttatttttttctctattgaACGGAGTCGTGGTTTCGTCACAAATTAATTCGGGCTCATTTACGCATCAATGCGGAGAAGGCTTGGCGCAAgatttacacttttttttttttttgtgtagtATTGTAAAGGCATACATATAGCTTTATATATACTCGCAGTATagttacttttttatttattttttatttatttagtattattccttttttttttttttttccacctgctCCTTTGCCACAAACATGTTAAAAGCGTGAAAATGAGAACTGCCCTTTGGGAGGGGGTGCTGCATTTACCTTTGTGAATTCCTGCCTTTATCCAAGAGTAATATTCCAGCGGAAGGGTGTTTATTTAgcgctccttttttattgtgttttttttttttttttttttctaatccCCCGCTGGACATTCTTAAATTCAGTTGCACAAAAATTCGCCAACCCGATTCTCTCAACTTGTATACAGTGCCAGTGGAGTGAGGGAAAATAATTAGAAGGCAAATTTGTTCATCGCAGAGGGGACTACATAGTGAAGTAGCACTCTGTCGCGTCCAACAGGGATACGTCAAAATACGTTGCATCCTTTTTCATAACGTGAAATATCCTTTGTTTGGGTGTCCCAACCATGTTAGGATGACCACACAGGATGTATTTTTTGACCCATGGGTTCGTTACGCGCTTTGAATGTGTAGGAGGCCGGAATTTCTGGTGAAACAGAATGAGAGTCCACTTTACCAGCTTgcatacaaatatacataGGTATGAAGAAAAGCTTGCTCCTGCTATGGAGGAATCCTCACATGAAATGTAGAGCGGCAAATAGACATATAGTTTTTGCCGTGGAGATAATATCTCTCCATTTTCACAAAACGGGGAAAGGTCCCTTGTAGTTAGCAACATGTGTGAGAGCATTGTGAGCATATTCCCAGAGGGAACAGGGGAGCTTCATCCTCCGTGCcaactttttttaacaaaagcCCTTTGCGCAAATTATACATAGTACACaatgttgaaggaaaaatagttTATTCAAATTTTGCATATTATTTGTGCACACAAAAGAGAGGAAATATGCgagggaaagaaacaaacacACTTGTGGGGTGGAAACGCCGGGGTTCGAAGCGTTGTCAAAATATTTGTGCGCATATATTTggctacaaaaaaaataaataaataaaacaatattgtgacgaaaaaaaaaaaaaaaaaaaaaaaaaaattagctagCTCAATACTAGATCAAAGAGcataatatatgtacaaatagctaaagcgaaaaaaaggaaaaaaaaaggacaatttTACCCATGTGATGGGGTAAACCTCGTAAGACGTGGAGGAGGCAAACTCGGAGATACGCCTCCAAGCAGGTGATATCTCATCTAAAACACCTTTCCTCTCGTCTTTGCTCTGACCCCGGTGCTTCGCGATTAGCCCAGTTCGAGGATATCTGTGCCGGCTGCGCCCCCCTCGGTGTCATCGAAGAAGTCACTGCGCGTGATGAACTCGATGCACTTGATCAGCTTCTTCTCGTACAgataaatttcctttttcatcaGCTGGTACAGCAAGGGAGACTTCCTGTGAATATTTAGTGTGTCTATAAGTTGCCTTTGCTTAAATGGTCTCCTTCGCATATTCGCTGGGTAAAATTTCCCCATGGAGTTGTTAAAAAGTGGATAGTAACTATTTTCATATATGTTGTGCAAGCCATTTTGTTCCAGCTTGGTTAAAAGGGGAACGAAAATAGATTTCTCCCATTTATTattgaaatatatatttcgcCCGACAGCTGAGCAGTAGCTCTCAAATAATAATTCCTCAATTAAGCaatttggttttttttttttttttttttttccattttcactATTCTCCTTGTTGAtggctattttttctctggttggataattttttttcctttcttggATCcacttttcaatttctttgGAGTCGTTCAGGATCACTTCATCCTTGTCATTCTTTATATGGTTTAGCAGGTGGACATCCAGATCGTCAATGCTGTAAATTTGCCCGCAGTTATCGATGGGGCACTTTATATGCTCACTTTGGTTGTGTTCCTCCAATTTCCCAGCTTCTATGTTTACATCACAATAGtggcaaaaaatgaacttattattttctttacttttttccatctgCACATTTATTCCTTTGGGGCCAACTccatcaccatcatcatcgtcatcttcCTCATTCGTGTCATTATCATCACCACCGTGCCCATCATTATTATCACCAACCTGGTCATCACCATCATCCGctctgtttccttttttcggaTCTATTTCCACGTTTTTCGACTCACTAATAAGGGGGAAATCCactttttgtctttttttcccaccatgCTTCTTAACTGATGAACACTTCTGTGCATTCCGTTCTTcagtccattttttccaatggGTGCCTCCCCTCATTCCACGGTTCCTGTGCGGTGGGGCTACAAACGAGTTCGTCGAAGGGAACCCAACACCGTCGTTGCCTTTACGGAAGTTATACAAACCTCCCATCATAGGAAATTCTCCAGGAGGGCAATTTCTACTCTCGTAGGAGTTATCCATCGTGTGACTTATCCAGTGGTTACCGTCTGCACTATTTGCATTATCCACCATGTTGGTGCTTCCCTGGTAGGGATCCTCCATATCTTCATCATCGCCATTTTTGCTACCCATTTGAGGGTACCCACTATGGTACATTACCCTTGGTTTAGCATAGTCAGAGGGCGGCGGAGGATGAATTGTCCTACTAGGGCCACTACTACCAACGGTGCGGGAAGCACCCCCCCTGCCGCCATTATACGGACGGGCGTTCTCCCTTTCGGAATCCTGCTGGGGGGCGCCAGGGTAGTGATATCCGCAACTGCCATCGCCGCTACCGTCGTCCACGTAGCCATTTCcgtaggaggaaaaataattttttaaataatttccaTCTGGTGGTGCTAATGGTCCGTGCGCACGTTGCTCACGTTGGCAACCAACCTCCGCGTGGTGGGCCCTCCAACGGTTGTTGCTGAGCATGTTTTGATTTTGTGCACCAGGAGCTTCGCCCCAGGGGTGTCTTCCTATGCGGTTATTATGAAAGCTTCCTCTTGGGCGCCAATAGGAGGCACCCCTATTCTGCATGGGCCAATTGGGGGAATGCCCATATGCTGTAGAAGCCCATTTGGGGACCTGACTACTTTGTTCTAACCTACTTTGCCCTTGCATGTTTGGTACAGTACCTTTTTCCGTGGCAAACCAGACATCCCCTTGTCCCTTCATCGCGCGAATGTGACCTTTGTAATTGttatttccttcatcttggctcattttttctcccatttgtgCTCCcatatttgtttgttttttctttttatcgaACGGGGTAACAAGCGGAGCgcgtaaaaatggaataattcttcatttttcttgtccTGCGGTTAGGCAAAGGCACAAAAGAGGTTGTAAGCATTCGCTCGGAGTTCCTACTGCAGTTGCTTTGCTTTCTCCACAATTATATGGACCTTctcgaaaaaatatatttaagtaggaaaaaagggaagtcaACTATATTTCATGTGGTTCATTTCGTATACAAaatggtgtttttttttttttttttttttttctttccccccccctgttcGCGCCATATTTCTATTACGTCAACGTAACAACGGCGCGGGCGCCCGAAggtcgttctttttttcttcaaaaattttaaaaaaaagaacgaccAGCGGAGAAAATTCGcttgaagtggaaaaaaatatcgtctttcccccctttcgaCCAAATAAAAATCAGGGAGTACCTGTTCTTCAATCACGAATAGAAGATGCCAAACGAATTGtaactatttttttgcttttttttttttttggtacccACGCAGAAATGCTATCTGTAAATATGCCATATGAACCATCACGCAAACTCTCAACGCCCCCATGCATATATAGCTGGCGAATGGGCAACCAGGTTAGAGATTAAATCAACCTCTGCACGAAATGAGGAAATTCACCAAAAGAACCCCATCCTCCAACAGTATAATCACATTGTTATGGGAAAAATAGGAACATTCACAATATACGTACACTTCACGTTATGAAAGTTGCCAACCATTTTGCAACCAAAAGATTTACTTCATTTCTCCATAACgggaggaaagagaaaaacctCCTTTTAACCTACGCACTTAAgcttttcttaaaaaaaaaaaaaaaatgttcaaatgTTAGAGAAGGGATATACTCCTTTTCTTGCACTCTGTGCTAGGCCACCTTCCACCTCATGGATAAAGCAACTTCAGTGAAGGTGGAGGGATATTCATTTTGCTCCTTAGCTCTTATATTTTCCGAGATTACAATGTATGACAACGATTAACCCAGTTCGCAACACTAATTGGGTGTGCTCCCACTTAGCATAATAATAATTGCGGAGATAGTcgaatttttgcaaacataAGTGTTTTCTTCTGGGGCAGCGTTGATGTGATGGCATTATTACTTCCACCGTCAAGGAGCCTTCCCCCGCCCTCTCCTCCAACACACACAATAcgaaataatcccttcttcaAAGAAATCGTAAATCCATTATGTGCGTGATAGTATTACATTGGTATAGAAATTGTTGCTAGGAATTTTCACACCTTGTAGCTTAACCAGTGTTGGTATGCATCTCCTCCACTGCGTCAACTCCGAAACGtcacgctttttttttttttttttttttttatgcttctCCAACATATTTAACAAAAAGACAGGCATGAACAAGGCAGAAGGACGACTTCTCCGCCTGCTTCCCTTCATCTTTTTTACGTAACTACTTTGCAcattcgcaaaaaaaaaaaaaggtgaaagcCATCTGCAgtagaaggaacgaaatacaaaaaaggcTTCGCAAAGTTAACACTCGTCTAGCTATGTTGTCCACAAGGAGGAGCTGAAAAATATGGGAATATGATTTTACATGAAACTGTAAAAAAACTGGCACGCCTATATTTTTGCCTGCGTAGGtgtagctagccattttttttttttttttttttttttttttatgctagCCAAAGTAAGGCACATATGGACACTGTCCCCGCACCCTCTTCGTTGAGCAGTTCATCTCCTTCCTGTACATTGTCCAACATTTGACAATTGATCGCCTCGTTCAAATGGATAACACCAAAGGGGGAGGAGCGCATGGAAGCGAAGAAGTTGTAGTACTCGCCAGTGATGAAGCGATAGCACTTTCCACCGAGGAGGACGTCGGCAACCCCGTCCAGCAAGTTCTACATGGCAACAAATTAAAGGCGAACGAAATCGAGCTAGAACTGAAGGAGTGGAAAACGAATAAGGAGGACTGCCAGTCCTTTctggaaaacaaaacaatcaTGAATTTCGCAGACTACATATCGAAATACGATAGcgaaattaagaaaaaaaaagaagaagaagaaattgtcATCATCTGCACCATTGTCAATATACCCTACCAAGTAAGAAAGTacaataatgaaaaatttattttctggGACATTTCCGATTTGCAAAATACACAATCCAGGATTTTCCTTACGGGAGAAATTTGTGAACAATTTCAagcggaaaaggaaggagccGTTATAGCCCTTGTCAATCCAGTTGTGAAGGACAAAGATCCACAGTATTACAACTCCAGGTTGTTAGAAGTGTTggacaaaacaaaattaaaagttaTTGGATTGATTGATAAATTGGAAAGgtgtaaaggaaggaagcgAAATGGAGAAAGCTGCAAAATTGTCATCTACACACCGCTTTTTGGCCACTTTTGCAAGTATCACGTTAAGCAAGATCGAACAAAacgagggaagaaaaaatacggTAAGAGCGGCAGGTATGTGGAAGTAGGACCAATTACGTGGGACGAAGGGGAACAGGTGGCAGCGGTGGACGAAGTGAACGAGGcggatggaaaggaaaacggttcatccaccaccaccaccgagacagagaagaataaaaggaagaagaagaaaaaaaaggaagacaccGGTGGTACGGGCGGTACAGACGCTACAGGAGGGGAATCCTTCGACATCGAATCCATCATAGGCATGTAcacaaacaaaatagaggtaaaggataaaaaaaaaaaaaaggaactggtggaaaacagaataaaagaaCTGGACAACTTTTCAAAGCTAACGAATGATGGACTAGATCTGGAGATCCTGAGCAGTAAGGAACccacagaaaaagaagaagtcgCAACGTCCCAGAAGTCCGCCAACGATATCCTAACAAAACAGTGCCCTGAACTTATACACTTAATTAACAAATCGAATAAGGCGGATGAAGACGAGCAGGAAGTTagtcaaaaggaaaaattaagaattaaagaagaatctcgaaaaaagaaggaacagcTAGCTGCATCCAAtgaggaaaagcaaaaaaggaagtttgaAAATTTCCTAGTCAAATTAATTGAGTTACAGAAATCGAAAGACGAAAATGATGTGAAGACTCTCTTGAAGGGGCTCATTTACGTAACCAATAATTTCCAATTTAACTTAAAACATGTAAGCAGCTCCAACATCTTTGATGTATGCTACAAGCTTATGGATCATAGGAATGAAGATGTTGCCATCGCGGCTCTGAAATTCAAGAGGAAAATTAACACCCTCTATATTGATTACTACAAAGATAAGCTTAAGAGGCAGAAAGTTAAGCAATCTAAGAAGGACGGTTCGGAAGCTGCTCATGTCGAGGTGGACAAAGGCGAAAAGGATCAGCAGGTGTGTACATAATTTTGGCTAAGAAGTAAATtaccttcacattttttttttttttttttgtgaagtgGTGGATCTAATTTGATCCCCTCTCCCTATTTATTGCACCTCGTTGTTGTTCgccatcacttttttttttttgtaacattggcaatttttttgaagtTAATGTATTTTGGCATGTCCACGTGCGAGATTAGCCAGGTgggtgtcctttttttttttttatatttttttttatttctctttaCCACGTCGAATGCAATATACTCCGCTCAAATGTTTTGTATACCATGTTCCTTTTGAAGAACAATATCCCCCTCCCTTACATAAGCGTAATTGCAAACACGAGAGAGACACCTCCTAAACTAATCAGTAATCAAAGcagaaaagcagaaaaaaaaaaggggagggaaatTTTATGCTTATAAAACGGATTGCATGCTTGTTTCCTCTTTCTGGAGATGTCCATTCGTTAGTACCCCCTTCTTCTTGGTACAttccacttttccattttaccCTGAACAAAACAGGATTGCGGCGTAAGCACAATTCTGTTGCGAGTtgtttgttcctttcttttccacgTGCCAAATTTTTTTAGTTCTACAAATGCGTATGTACAAAATATGTTCCCATTTATCTggttgtatattttttctgcacacaggagaaggaaataagcCGTCAGTTGCTTTATCCATCAACCGCTTATCCCTCCGGCGGTGGTAcagctagctttttttttttcttcttttttttttttttttttttttttgttcatatttttagatgaacaaaatgtgagaaaaaaaaaaaaaaattaaaatggcttcatttggagaaaaagcaTTCACAACATCTCGTTTTCACTTCTCAGGATACACTACGTggagaaacaaaatagaaCAGTTTTATTTGGTCTGCCTCGTTTGGTTGCAATTCGCCACACAAAGCGCATACTAAGAGCGCTCGCATAAATTAATTCCCCCGTTCATCGTGTTATCACCAAAATGACCATTGAGATTCCTCTTCTATTATCATCTACATTTCCGATAATATGGAAAACAGGCCTAACTCAACTTTCCTTCGCCAAAACGGGGGGCTCATT is a genomic window containing:
- a CDS encoding splicing factor 1, putative, with protein sequence MEDNSYFDEVEKLLENKSKNSEEENGVVQNKSRKKKELNKRRANGKSDKCSDNEMVRKDQKEKYASGDGNEEDENNDQHSTGNDELALKKKFHKELNGGKRSGRGRKSEERGGKHKSREKISEGNSGSSGEDMTDRSHATSEDGSDDRRNKGKAKRTGLREREHDNRKDRKKKDRVRDGGSDNSVEKRKTYSSDESSSEQKERRKRYKGRDRMVKSRREVSQSKSGESGEEDELEEKERIKKKNGVERERRRKGHAKKDQKRRGDRQSDSENEAETEGEETNGEGKSDGTDSNDEGESASDGDRRKPKGKVKNAVKRSENRGRKRRAKSESEEESNLSTDSDGGERGRRGRGGGSAGGVVKSDEEEDGNSETSENRKNREKKRRRHRRGSPGSERASRSKRKGSYGNDSNDEVEDGANDGGDTDDGDDKSDGDRSGGEDAKKKKRKNRNDKESERKRAERDASSSESSSSGEEDHRSKRKRRKASPSISESDSSDAVESDRRSRSAKRRKRERYELERRERHRDRERERDRERERDRERERARERMWKERERERERERERLRKEIEEARIRREKRREEKRLQKEQEEAKRDDLTVLVLNLDLKADERDIYEFFSEVAGKVRDIQCIKDQRSGKSKGVAYVEFYTQEAVVKALSANGYMLKNRPIKIQSSQAEKNRAAKAAKHQPIDPNDIPIKLYIGGLVGPLGNISEQELKQLFNPFGEILEVEIHRDPYTGKCKGFGFIQFFRASEAIEAMGVLNGMEIAGRELKVSFAQDSKYILASEKEAKEKVLAKLMAKKAKAEEKVEEPDNEKIDNDDDDGGGLIAGAGSKIALMQKLQRDTILDSGISSQFTTGANAIMQTTSLGAAQSNTLNNITPNLVLCNMFSPNDENIGSDPDFFSDIIEDVKEECSKYGSITKIWMDTKNIDGKIYIKYTKQDEAFKAFQFLNGRYFGGSLINAYFVTEEMWNSICV